One Mya arenaria isolate MELC-2E11 chromosome 5, ASM2691426v1 genomic window carries:
- the LOC128234491 gene encoding hornerin-like: MFDERAGQKSTRQMFDERAGQKSSEQMFDERAGQKFSWQMLDERAGQKSSEQMFDERAGQKSLKKMFDERAGSKSSGQMFDEPVGQKYSRQMFDERAGQKSSEQMFDERAGQKSSGQMFDERAGQKSSEQLFEERAGQKSSEQIFDDRAGQKSSGQMFDERAGQKSSGQMFDERAGSKSSEQMFEERAGQKSSEQMFDDRAGQKSSGQMFDERAGQKSSGQMFDERAGSKSLEQMFDERAGQKSSGQMFDERAGQKSSEQLFEERAGQKSSEQMFDERAGQKSSWQMLDELAGQKSSEQMFDEGAGQKSSAQMFDERAGQKSSWQMLDKRAGQKSSEQMFDDRVEQKSSEQMLDDRAGQKSSEQMFDERAGQKSSGQMFDERAGQKSSEQLFEERAGQKSSEQIFDDRAGQKSSGQMFDERAGQKSSGQMFDERAGSKSSEQMFEERAGQKSSEQMFDDRAGQKSSGQMFDERAGQKSSGQMFDERAGSKSLEQMFDERAGQKSSEQMFDERAGQKSSGQMFDERAGSKSSEQMFEERAGQKSSEQMFDDRAGQKSSGQMFDERAGQKSSGQMFDERAGSKSLEQMFDERAGQKSSEQMFDERAGQKSSEQMFDERAGQKSSWQMLDELAGQKSSEQMFDEGAGQKSSAQMFDERAGQKSSWQMLDERAGQKSSEQMFDDRVGQKSSEQMLDDRAGQKSSEQMLDERAGQKSSGQMFDERAGQKSSEQIFDKRAGSKSSEQMLDERAGQKSSEQMLDERARQTSLEQMFDEEQDRSLQGKCLTSEKDRSLQGKSLTSEQDRSLQGKCLTSEQVRSLQGKCLTSEQDRSLQGKCLTSEQDRSLQGKCLTSEHLLLYGIRIKTLSSVA, from the coding sequence ATGTTTGACGAGCGAGCAGGACAGAAATCTACAAGACAAATGTTTGACGAGCGAGCAGGACAGAAGTCTTCAGAGCAAATGTTTGACGAGCGAGCAGGACAGAAGTTTTCATGGCAAATGTTGGACGAGCGAGCAGGCCAGAAGTCTTCAGAGCAAATGTTTGACGAGCGAGCAGGACAGAAgtctttaaagaaaatgtttgacgAACGAGCAGGGTCGAAGTCTTCAGGGCAAATGTTTGACGAGCCTGTAGGACAAAAGTATTCAAGGCAAATGTTTGACGAGCGAGCAGGACAGAAGTCTTCAGAGCAAATGTTTGACGAGCGAGCAGGACAGAAGTCTTCAGGACAAATGTTTGACGAGCGAGCAGGACAGAAATCTTCAGAGCAATTGTTTGAAGAGCGAGCAGGACAGAAGTCTTCAGAGCAAATATTTGACGATCGCGCAGGACAGAAGTCTTCAGGACAAATGTTTGACGAGCGAGCAGGACAGAAGTCTTCAGGGCAAATGTTTGATGAGCGAGCAGGGTCAAAGTCTTCAGAGCAAATGTTTGAAGAGCGAGCAGGACAGAAGTCTTCAGAGCAAATGTTTGACGATCGCGCAGGACAGAAGTCTTCAGGGCAAATGTTTGACGAGCGAGCAGGACAGAAGTCTTCAGGGCAAATGTTTGATGAGCGAGCAGGGTCGAAGTCTTTAGAGCAAATGTTTGACGAGCGAGCAGGACAGAAGTCTTCAGGACAAATGTTTGACGAGCGAGCAGGACAGAAATCTTCAGAGCAATTGTTTGAAGAGCGAGCAGGACAGAAGTCTTCAGAGCAAATGTTTGACGAGCGAGCAGGACAGAAGTCTTCATGGCAAATGTTGGACGAGCTAGCAGGACAGAAGTCTTCAGAGCAAATGTTTGACGAGGGAGCAGGTCAGAAGTCTTCAGCGCAAATGTTTGACGAGCGAGCAGGACAGAAGTCTTCATGGCAAATGTTGGACAAGCGAGCAGGACAGAAGTCTTCAGAGCAAATGTTTGACGATCGAGTAGAACAGAAGTCTTCAGAGCAAATGTTGGACGATCGCGCAGGACAGAAGTCTTCAGAGCAAATGTTTGACGAGCGAGCAGGACAGAAGTCTTCAGGACAAATGTTTGACGAGCGAGCAGGACAGAAATCTTCAGAGCAATTGTTTGAAGAGCGAGCAGGACAGAAGTCTTCAGAGCAAATATTTGACGATCGCGCAGGACAGAAGTCTTCAGGACAAATGTTTGACGAGCGAGCAGGACAGAAGTCTTCAGGGCAAATGTTTGATGAGCGAGCAGGGTCAAAGTCTTCAGAGCAAATGTTTGAAGAGCGAGCAGGACAGAAGTCTTCAGAGCAAATGTTTGACGATCGCGCAGGACAGAAGTCTTCAGGGCAAATGTTTGACGAGCGAGCAGGACAGAAGTCTTCAGGGCAAATGTTTGATGAGCGAGCAGGGTCAAAGTCTTTAGAGCAAATGTTTGATGAGCGAGCAGGACAGAAGTCTTCAGAGCAAATGTTTGACGAGCGAGCAGGACAGAAGTCTTCAGGGCAAATGTTTGATGAGCGAGCAGGGTCAAAGTCTTCAGAGCAAATGTTTGAAGAGCGAGCAGGACAGAAGTCTTCAGAGCAAATGTTTGACGATCGCGCAGGACAGAAGTCTTCAGGGCAAATGTTTGACGAGCGAGCAGGACAGAAGTCTTCAGGGCAAATGTTTGATGAGCGAGCAGGGTCAAAGTCTTTAGAGCAAATGTTTGATGAGCGAGCAGGACAGAAGTCTTCAGAGCAAATGTTTGACGAGCGAGCAGGACAGAAGTCTTCAGAGCAAATGTTTGACGAGCGAGCAGGACAGAAGTCTTCATGGCAAATGTTGGACGAGCTAGCAGGACAGAAGTCTTCAGAGCAAATGTTTGACGAGGGAGCAGGTCAGAAGTCTTCAGCGCAAATGTTTGACGAGCGAGCAGGACAGAAGTCTTCATGGCAAATGTTGGACGAGCGAGCAGGACAGAAGTCTTCAGAGCAAATGTTTGACGATCGAGTAGGACAGAAGTCTTCAGAGCAAATGTTGGACGATCGCGCAGGACAGAAGTCTTCAGAGCAAATGTTGGACGAGCGAGCAGGACAGAAGTCTTCAGGGCAAATGTTTGACGAGCGAGCCGGACAGAAGTCTTCAGAGCAAATATTTGACAAGCGAGCAGGGTCAAAGTCTTCAGAGCAAATGTTGGACGAGCGAGCAGGACAGAAGTCTTCAGAGCAAATGTTGGACGAGCGAGCAAGACAGACGTCTTTAGAGCAAATGTTCGACGAGGAGCAGGACAGAAGTCTTCAGGGCAAATGTTTGACGAGCGAGAAAGATAGAAGTCTTCAGGGCAAATCTTTGACGAGCGAGCAGGACAGAAGTCTTCAGGGCAAATGTTTGACAAGCGAGCAGGTTAGAAGTCTTCAGGGCAAATGTTTGACGAGCGAGCAGGACAGAAGTCTTCAGGGCAAATGTTTGACGAGCGAGCAGGACAGAAGTCTTCAGGGCAAATGTTTGACGAGCGAGCATCTTCTGTTGTATGGTATCAGAATAAAGACTCTCTCATCAGTTGCATAG